Proteins co-encoded in one Archocentrus centrarchus isolate MPI-CPG fArcCen1 unplaced genomic scaffold, fArcCen1 scaffold_27_ctg1, whole genome shotgun sequence genomic window:
- the LOC115776173 gene encoding T-box transcription factor TBX3-like, which yields MRTFSKLRVSAEVPQTFPGGDAAPLGTALSGVTLFPAVSTRGPSNRSLDSSIDPIVHTSTADHSAAFSRPLIESGETAEDEPKLYLEASELWRQFHKCGTEMVITKSGRRMFPPLRARCTGMDRRAKYILLMDIVAADDCRYKFHNSRWMVAGKADPEMPKRMYIHPDSPATGEQWMSKVVNFNKLKLTNNISDKHGFTILNSMHKYQPRFHIVKANDILRLPYCTFRTYVFCETEFIAVTAYQNDKITQLKIDNNPFAKGFRDTGNGRREKRKLQHSSQRSKEMRMTDVKQEAVKDSPQHSHSSKALDARESDDDKDKNSDECLGEELCETDQEKQLEPKVSITEATLQTAAGIQSNLDLRQNHVISLTTDQANCCQKQNAKKEQLCELCSGFAYSCVYSPKLNRYLWDPRMSSDLFHSSQLNTWHSCANADRAVPCGLSPAVPARTPHPVNLQQHALVQDLKSLSNFGGLLFYPNSRFLAASAHYLNPPGQPGLDFRGCPSIHSRDYFSSPAVFSFVPAGSGGFKYLTPEWRTLPKVEEKTLTELELTAARMSKDQWETTDL from the exons ATGCGCACTTTCTCTAAGCTGCGCGTCTCAGCAGAGGTGCCTCAAACTTTTCCAGGAGGAGATGCGGCTCCTCTCGGGACTGCTCTGTCCGGAGTTACTCTGTTCCCAGCTGTATCCACCAGAGGACCATCAAATCGAAGCCTGGATTCCAGCATAGATCCGATCGTTCACACATCCACAGCGGACCACTCTGCGGCATTTTCTCGGCCTCTTATAGAAAGCGGGGAAACGGCAGAAGATGAGCCCAAACTTTATCTAGAAGCCAGTGAGCTTTGGAGACAGTTCCACAAATGCGGAACAGAAATGGTCATTACAAAATCCGGGAG GCGTATGTTTCCGCCGCTCAGGGCCAGGTGCACCGGGATGGACAGGAGAGCCAAATATATTCTCCTCATGGACATCGTGGCAGCTGATGACTGCAGATATAAATTTCATAACTCGCGCTGGATGGTGGCGGGCAAGGCGGACCCCGAGATGCCCAAACGCATGTACATCCACCCGGACAGTCCGGCTACGGGAGAGCAGTGGATGTCCAAAGTGGTCAACTTCAACAAGCTAAAACTGACCAACAACATATCCGACAAGCATGGATTT ACAATTCTCAACTCCATGCACAAATATCAACCCAGGTTCCATATAGTAAAGGCAAATGACATCTTAAGGTTGCCTTACTGCACTTTTCGGACATATGTGTTCTGTGAGACAGAATTCATCGCAGTCACAGCTTACCAAAACGACAAG ATCACACAGCTGAAAATAGACAACAATCCTTTTGCCAAGGGATTCCGAGACACCGGCAAcggaaggagagagaagag GAAGCTACAACATTCATCCCAGAGGTCTAAAGAGATGCGGATGACTGATGTGAAACAAGAAGCTGTAAAAGATTCTCCACAGCATTCACACAGTTCCAAGGCTTTAG aTGCTCGTGAAAGTGACGATGACAAAGACAAGAATTCAGACGAGTGTCTTGGAGAAGAGCTGTGTGAAACAGACCAGGAAAAACAACTAGAGCCGAAGGTTTCCATTACGGAAGCAACCTTGCAGACTGCAGCTGGGATCCAAAGCAATCTGGACCTCAGACAAAATCATGTCATCAGTCTAACAACTGACCAAGCAAATTGTTGCcagaaacaaaatgcaaagaagGAACAACTGTGTGAACTGTGCAGCGGTTTTGCATACAGCTGTGTTTATTCTCCTAAATTAAACAGATATCTGTGGGATCCCAGAATGTCCAGTGACCTTTTCCACTCCTCTCAGCTGAACACCTGGCACAGCTGTGCCAATGCAGACAGAGCAGTGCCATGTGGACTGAGCCCAGCAGTGCCTGCTAGAACTCCTCATCCCGTTAATCTTCAGCAACATGCACTGGTGCAG GACCTGAAGAGCCTTTCAAACTTTGGAGGCCTTCTGTTTTATCCCAACTCCAGGTTCTTAGCAGCATCAGCCCATTACCTCAACCCACCAGGCCAGCCCGGGTTGGATTTCAGAGGCTGTCCGAGCATCCACAGTCGGGATTACTTCTCCTCTCCGGCAgtattttcatttgttcctgcGGGGAGTGGTGGTTTCAAATATCTCACCCCAGAATGGCGTACACTGCCTAAGGTGGAGGAGAAGACTTTAACTGAGCTGGAACTGACTGCAGCCAGGATGAGTAAAGACCAATGGGAGACCACTGACTTGTGA
- the tm2d2 gene encoding TM2 domain-containing protein 2 isoform X1: protein MISVSYILLCGQFLLLLTAILLQCLEGIHSQNSSTTETPASSPGPGSTVLPSSEQPDTVKYEIPVESTNYTELYEYKPPSPVVLCSYLRPEEFIYCQDPVDHAGNHTAHQEMERVGCIGWGGQTQKEVNLTRVICTALDDIECAGPREFLRDNVPCIKYTGHYFITTLLYSFFLGCFGVDRFCLGHTGTAVGKLLTLGGLGIWWFVDLILLITGGLMPSDYSNWCTYY from the exons ATGATTTCGGTCAGCTATATTCTGTTGTGCGGTCAGTTCCTGCTGCTGTTGACGGCCATACTGTTACAATGTTTGGAAGGAATCCACTCCCAAAACTCGTCGACAACGGAGACTCCTGCTTCTTCTCCCGGTCCGGGTTCTACTGTGCTCCCGTCCAGCGAGCAACCCGACactgtaaaatatgaaatacCGGTGGAAAGTACCAACTATACGGAGCTCTATGAGTACAAACCCCCGTCACCTGTCGTCCTCTGCAGCTATCT AAGACCGGAGGAGTTCATCTACTGTCAAGACCCCGTGGATCACGCAGGCAACCACACTGCCCATCAGGAGATGGAACGTGTTGGTTGCATTGGT TGGGGTGGCCAGACCCAAAAAGAGGTGAACCTCACGCGGGTTATCTGCACTGCACTTGATGACATAGAATGTGCCGGACCCAGAGAGTTCCTCAGAGACAATGTACCCTGCATCAA atacacTGGACATTACTTCATCACCACACTGCTGTATTCCTTCTTCTTGGGCTGTTTCGGGGTTGATCGTTTCTGCCTGGGCCACACTGGCACTGCGGTTGGGAAGCTACTCACCCTGGGAGGCCTGGGAATCTGGTGGTTTGTGGACCTGATTCTGCTCATCACCGGCGGACTGATGCCCAGCGATTACAGTAACTGGTGCACATACTACTGA
- the tm2d2 gene encoding TM2 domain-containing protein 2 isoform X2: MISVSYILLCGQFLLLLTAILLQCLEGIHSQNSSTTETPASSPGPGSTVLPSSEQPDTVKYEIPVESTNYTELYEYKPPSPVVLCSYLPEEFIYCQDPVDHAGNHTAHQEMERVGCIGWGGQTQKEVNLTRVICTALDDIECAGPREFLRDNVPCIKYTGHYFITTLLYSFFLGCFGVDRFCLGHTGTAVGKLLTLGGLGIWWFVDLILLITGGLMPSDYSNWCTYY, translated from the exons ATGATTTCGGTCAGCTATATTCTGTTGTGCGGTCAGTTCCTGCTGCTGTTGACGGCCATACTGTTACAATGTTTGGAAGGAATCCACTCCCAAAACTCGTCGACAACGGAGACTCCTGCTTCTTCTCCCGGTCCGGGTTCTACTGTGCTCCCGTCCAGCGAGCAACCCGACactgtaaaatatgaaatacCGGTGGAAAGTACCAACTATACGGAGCTCTATGAGTACAAACCCCCGTCACCTGTCGTCCTCTGCAGCTATCT ACCGGAGGAGTTCATCTACTGTCAAGACCCCGTGGATCACGCAGGCAACCACACTGCCCATCAGGAGATGGAACGTGTTGGTTGCATTGGT TGGGGTGGCCAGACCCAAAAAGAGGTGAACCTCACGCGGGTTATCTGCACTGCACTTGATGACATAGAATGTGCCGGACCCAGAGAGTTCCTCAGAGACAATGTACCCTGCATCAA atacacTGGACATTACTTCATCACCACACTGCTGTATTCCTTCTTCTTGGGCTGTTTCGGGGTTGATCGTTTCTGCCTGGGCCACACTGGCACTGCGGTTGGGAAGCTACTCACCCTGGGAGGCCTGGGAATCTGGTGGTTTGTGGACCTGATTCTGCTCATCACCGGCGGACTGATGCCCAGCGATTACAGTAACTGGTGCACATACTACTGA